In Candidatus Methanomethylophilus alvi Mx1201, a genomic segment contains:
- a CDS encoding MBL fold metallo-hydrolase produces MLEVHVLASGSDGNCIVVQLDDEAVMIDAGLSYKYTHKLMELEGIDESTIKALLITHEHNDHVAGAGVMARKLKIPLYCNQNTFMAFNAGKVDWREIRMMGSFDLCGMNVTPLPTFHDAVEPCAFMLKADGSNVLVATDTGKLSFQCEKALEEADLAVIEANYDSKMLRDGPYPEPLKKRIASDHGHLCNTVTADAIRKTAVNENRKIFLAHLSKNNNTPDIARQTVSDITGIKRFKIDCLERLGDTRTISVSR; encoded by the coding sequence ATGCTGGAAGTGCATGTTCTGGCCAGCGGAAGCGACGGTAACTGCATCGTCGTTCAGTTGGACGACGAGGCGGTCATGATCGATGCCGGTCTCAGCTACAAGTACACCCACAAGCTCATGGAACTCGAGGGTATCGACGAGAGTACGATCAAGGCCCTTCTCATAACCCATGAGCACAACGACCACGTGGCAGGGGCAGGTGTCATGGCGAGGAAGCTCAAGATCCCCCTGTACTGCAACCAGAACACTTTCATGGCCTTCAACGCGGGGAAGGTGGATTGGCGCGAGATCAGGATGATGGGCAGCTTCGACCTCTGCGGGATGAATGTGACCCCTCTCCCCACTTTCCATGATGCGGTGGAGCCCTGCGCCTTCATGCTGAAGGCCGACGGGAGCAACGTTCTCGTGGCCACCGACACCGGGAAGCTTTCCTTCCAATGCGAGAAAGCCCTGGAGGAGGCGGATCTGGCCGTCATAGAGGCCAATTACGACAGTAAGATGCTCCGCGACGGGCCCTATCCGGAACCTCTGAAGAAGAGGATCGCCAGCGACCACGGGCATCTGTGCAACACGGTCACCGCGGACGCCATACGCAAGACCGCCGTCAACGAGAACAGGAAGATATTCCTCGCCCACCTGAGCAAGAACAACAACACGCCCGACATCGCGAGGCAGACGGTCTCCGACATAACCGGTATCAAAAGATTCAAGATAGACTGTCTGGAGAGGCTCGGCGACACCCGCACGATATCCGTTTCAAGGTGA
- a CDS encoding DUF167 domain-containing protein produces the protein MELSDVSRRVRGGIEIDLLVSPRSSRTGIEGFDEWRRRLIVRVRAPPLDGRANEEVAEVMSEASGHKASISAGHTSRQKTVFIEGDADEICARLMKT, from the coding sequence ATGGAATTGTCCGACGTGAGCCGCAGGGTCAGGGGCGGTATCGAGATAGACCTCCTCGTGTCCCCGAGGTCGTCCCGTACCGGCATCGAGGGTTTCGACGAATGGAGGAGACGTCTCATCGTGAGGGTCAGGGCACCTCCTCTGGACGGGAGGGCCAACGAGGAGGTCGCCGAAGTCATGTCGGAGGCATCCGGGCACAAGGCATCCATCTCCGCCGGACACACGTCGAGACAGAAGACCGTATTCATCGAAGGGGACGCCGACGAGATATGCGCAAGACTGATGAAGACGTGA
- a CDS encoding toprim domain-containing protein, with the protein MRKTDEDVMSDEVRLEEILKVLGRLKELSADHVILVEGRKDREALAYLGISGDVFQIQSSGGPSAAAEYVESRGGKAVILTDWDRRGGNLAATLRDILGRDNPDIDGSVREDLSRLSRHYIKDVEALDSLVDRLSADPRLL; encoded by the coding sequence ATGCGCAAGACTGATGAAGACGTGATGAGCGACGAGGTCCGTCTGGAAGAGATCCTGAAGGTCCTCGGGAGATTGAAGGAACTGTCCGCAGACCACGTCATACTGGTGGAAGGGAGGAAGGACCGCGAGGCACTGGCATATCTCGGCATCTCAGGGGATGTTTTCCAGATCCAGTCTTCCGGAGGTCCGTCCGCCGCTGCCGAGTACGTCGAGTCCCGCGGGGGGAAGGCCGTCATCCTGACCGACTGGGACCGCCGCGGCGGGAATCTGGCGGCGACGCTCCGCGATATCCTCGGCAGAGACAACCCCGACATCGACGGCTCGGTACGGGAGGACCTGTCCCGGCTCTCCCGGCATTACATCAAGGATGTGGAGGCCCTCGACTCCCTTGTCGACAGGCTCTCCGCCGACCCAAGGTTATTGTAA
- a CDS encoding DUF357 domain-containing protein, with protein MGTDLTAVADGCAMEGEIKNVVTDERIDRYLDITKRALDKIRIAAPERSFNRRLADSFMEMAVSYYNDAKHFRETGDIVTAFAAVNYAHGWLDCGARIGLFDVDGDDQLFTLFE; from the coding sequence ATGGGAACAGATTTAACGGCGGTCGCAGATGGATGTGCCATGGAAGGGGAGATAAAGAACGTCGTCACCGACGAGAGGATAGACCGGTATCTGGACATAACGAAACGTGCGCTCGACAAGATCAGGATAGCCGCACCGGAAAGGTCCTTCAACAGGAGGCTGGCGGACAGCTTCATGGAGATGGCCGTATCCTACTACAACGACGCCAAGCACTTCCGCGAGACGGGGGACATCGTGACCGCATTCGCCGCCGTGAACTATGCGCACGGATGGCTGGACTGCGGTGCGAGGATAGGCCTCTTCGATGTGGATGGGGACGACCAGCTGTTCACTCTCTTCGAATGA
- a CDS encoding CBS domain-containing protein codes for MTTQVITVKPTDTVRQAVIKMALDNVTGAPVVDNRNHVLGVISQTDILQLILKYQDKLDEEIHSEHLLSQPMDTDNQSADMTLINKEFSGMKVEDIMVRSTLYTTPDAEIVEALRMMMKMDVNRLPVLEQGILVGTVSRSDVIFAIYKKKV; via the coding sequence ATGACCACGCAGGTCATAACGGTCAAGCCGACCGATACTGTGAGGCAGGCGGTTATCAAGATGGCTTTGGACAATGTCACCGGTGCACCTGTCGTAGATAACAGGAACCATGTTCTCGGGGTCATCTCTCAGACCGACATCCTCCAGCTCATTCTGAAATATCAGGACAAACTCGACGAGGAGATCCATTCCGAACACCTCCTGAGTCAGCCGATGGATACCGACAACCAGAGTGCCGACATGACCCTCATCAACAAGGAATTCTCCGGTATGAAGGTCGAGGACATCATGGTCCGCAGCACCCTCTACACCACTCCCGATGCGGAGATCGTCGAGGCCCTCAGGATGATGATGAAGATGGATGTCAACCGTCTCCCCGTCCTCGAGCAGGGGATCCTCGTAGGTACCGTGTCCCGCTCGGACGTCATCTTCGCGATCTACAAGAAGAAGGTCTGA
- a CDS encoding pantoate kinase — protein MVKAFCPGHITCFFQPSDPGQADLLRRGSRGAGIRLSLGSEAVLEERSDDRVRVAIDGVETSAPVTEYVMSQMLPGRGYDVIVSNGLPCGEGFGMSASGAIAVALCAADILGEGMPAVYRAAHKADIVGGGGLGDVSAISCPVHQPVRVDPGLPPRGRVVGTGIRFERLTLAVLGSRMDTGKVLADGTAFRSISSAGEKAMGEFMRSPDKGALFRISNGFSASSGVEGPEIASAIARLRSAGMMSAMCMLGNSIFADASEDEVREVLGDVRTYACSSTDELPKVIRRE, from the coding sequence ATGGTCAAGGCGTTCTGTCCCGGTCATATCACATGCTTCTTCCAGCCTTCCGATCCCGGGCAGGCGGATCTGCTGCGCAGAGGCTCCAGAGGGGCGGGGATAAGGCTGTCCCTCGGCTCCGAGGCGGTCCTGGAGGAGCGTTCCGACGACAGGGTGCGTGTGGCGATCGACGGTGTCGAGACGTCCGCCCCGGTCACGGAGTATGTGATGTCCCAGATGCTTCCTGGAAGAGGGTATGACGTCATCGTGTCCAACGGTCTTCCCTGCGGGGAGGGGTTCGGTATGAGCGCCTCGGGCGCCATAGCCGTCGCCTTGTGTGCGGCCGACATCCTCGGAGAGGGGATGCCCGCAGTCTACAGGGCGGCCCATAAGGCCGACATAGTCGGCGGGGGAGGGCTCGGAGACGTGTCTGCGATATCGTGTCCGGTGCATCAACCGGTACGTGTCGACCCGGGGCTCCCCCCGAGGGGGCGCGTAGTAGGTACGGGGATAAGGTTCGAGAGGCTGACGCTGGCGGTCCTGGGCTCCAGGATGGATACGGGGAAGGTCCTCGCCGACGGGACGGCCTTCCGTTCCATATCGTCCGCAGGCGAGAAGGCGATGGGGGAGTTCATGCGCAGCCCGGACAAGGGAGCGCTTTTCAGGATATCGAACGGATTCTCCGCTTCTTCCGGGGTGGAGGGCCCGGAGATCGCCTCCGCGATAGCCAGACTCCGCAGTGCGGGGATGATGTCCGCCATGTGCATGTTGGGCAACAGCATCTTCGCGGATGCCTCCGAGGACGAGGTCCGGGAAGTACTCGGCGATGTCAGGACGTATGCGTGCAGTTCCACCGACGAATTGCCGAAGGTCATTCGAAGAGAGTGA
- a CDS encoding ATP-binding protein, producing MVYRPRIVDSILDRKLSVFGAVVITGPKGCGKTTTAKQKAKSVIEFQDEDRREGYLSVASEMPSKLLEGAKPRLFDEWQDAPKMWGAIRKSVDDTQKTGQYILTGSTSKDVDVPHTGTMRISKLQMYPMSLFESGESNGTVSIMDLFDNPGGFDGCHSDLDMDGIIHAICRGGWPSAVNIHKASDSLMIAKDLFEQTCEVDSSKVDGVKRNPLVMKQLLRSYSRNICQLAENKTIITDVNAKYPFSESTYYNYIGALSKLYITADVDAWCPAIRSKTVIRASPKKNLIDPSIAVAALGIGPKYFNSDFNTLGFLFESLCIRDLKIYSSKYGGTVSYYHDRYGLEADAVLHLSDGRYALCEIKLGQKDVDEGAAHLLKIESLIRENNVDARISIREPDLKIVITGTEYGYRRDDGVFVIPIATLRD from the coding sequence ATGGTATATCGTCCGCGTATAGTCGATTCGATATTGGATAGAAAACTATCCGTTTTCGGAGCGGTAGTCATTACCGGGCCCAAAGGGTGCGGTAAGACAACAACTGCCAAACAGAAGGCGAAAAGCGTAATAGAGTTCCAGGACGAGGACAGAAGGGAGGGGTATCTCTCGGTCGCATCCGAGATGCCTTCCAAATTATTGGAAGGGGCCAAGCCCAGGCTCTTTGACGAATGGCAGGACGCTCCGAAGATGTGGGGAGCGATACGCAAATCGGTGGATGATACACAGAAAACAGGACAATACATACTTACGGGGTCGACTTCCAAAGATGTAGACGTTCCACATACCGGGACCATGCGTATAAGCAAACTGCAGATGTACCCAATGAGTTTATTCGAAAGCGGAGAATCCAACGGAACCGTTTCGATAATGGATCTGTTCGACAATCCGGGAGGATTCGACGGGTGCCACTCCGATCTGGATATGGATGGGATCATCCATGCGATCTGTCGCGGGGGGTGGCCGTCCGCAGTGAATATCCACAAGGCGTCGGACAGTCTGATGATAGCCAAGGATCTGTTTGAACAGACCTGCGAGGTGGATTCTTCCAAAGTGGATGGGGTGAAACGCAACCCCTTGGTGATGAAACAATTGTTACGTTCATATTCCCGTAATATATGCCAGCTGGCCGAGAATAAGACGATAATCACCGACGTGAATGCAAAGTATCCGTTCAGCGAAAGCACATACTACAATTACATCGGTGCTTTGTCCAAATTGTACATAACTGCCGATGTGGACGCCTGGTGCCCGGCGATCCGTTCCAAGACCGTAATCCGTGCATCTCCGAAGAAGAATCTGATAGACCCATCTATAGCGGTGGCGGCACTTGGGATAGGTCCGAAATATTTCAACAGCGATTTCAACACCCTCGGTTTTCTTTTCGAATCGCTTTGTATAAGGGATCTGAAGATATACTCGTCAAAATACGGCGGTACCGTCTCCTACTATCATGACAGGTACGGGTTGGAGGCGGATGCGGTCCTCCATCTCTCGGATGGCAGATATGCGTTGTGTGAAATAAAACTGGGTCAAAAGGATGTGGATGAAGGTGCAGCGCATCTGTTGAAGATCGAATCCTTGATACGTGAAAACAACGTCGATGCAAGAATATCGATAAGGGAGCCGGATCTGAAAATCGTAATCACGGGAACGGAGTACGGATATCGCAGGGACGACGGAGTGTTTGTGATCCCGATAGCGACCCTGCGCGATTGA
- the relB gene encoding type II toxin-antitoxin system RelB family antitoxin, whose amino-acid sequence MAISLRVSPQEQILIENYANVHGISVSETLRRAFFEMIEDEIDLEYCLKSIADYESTGKAYTLDELDEEFDRK is encoded by the coding sequence ATGGCTATATCCCTCAGGGTTTCCCCGCAGGAGCAGATTCTGATTGAGAATTATGCGAATGTGCACGGAATCAGCGTATCTGAGACTCTTCGCCGGGCATTTTTCGAGATGATCGAGGACGAGATTGACCTGGAATATTGCCTCAAATCCATTGCCGATTACGAGTCTACGGGAAAGGCATACACATTGGACGAGCTCGATGAGGAGTTCGACCGCAAATGA
- the coaBC gene encoding bifunctional phosphopantothenoylcysteine decarboxylase/phosphopantothenate--cysteine ligase CoaBC: MHPSEEIYCDKSNRLSGKTIVLGITGSIAAVECFHLIRELIRNGAKVIPVMTPAAVKLVAPDAMEFASGVKPVTEMTGQTEHIKYLGDPSDADLFLVYPATANTISKMANGIDDTPVTTMATVALGSGIPVAVAPAMHGYMLGNPAVEKNLGVLASWGVNIIGPHTDENRARVASVSEVVSWAIKLLSHDDLRKKRILVIGGRSEEPLDSMRLITNRSSGLMAVTLAQRAFERGADVELWMGGGSVDVPDFIPVKRYETVGDLIGMLGSIDHDLVIVPAALADFTPEKKVEGKIPSGEGFTMSLKPVPKVLPLIRGKCQNVIGYKAESGLSRSDLVKKARGRLEEYDLMACVANDVDSAGKTSASMILVTRDEATDITGSKAAISDMILNFVAQRL; this comes from the coding sequence ATGCATCCGAGTGAAGAGATATACTGTGACAAGAGCAACAGGCTTTCCGGGAAGACCATAGTCTTGGGTATAACCGGGAGCATAGCGGCGGTCGAATGCTTCCATCTGATCAGGGAGCTCATCAGGAACGGGGCGAAGGTCATCCCCGTCATGACTCCTGCCGCGGTGAAGCTCGTGGCCCCCGATGCGATGGAATTCGCCTCCGGGGTGAAGCCCGTCACGGAGATGACCGGGCAGACGGAGCACATCAAATATCTGGGGGACCCTTCCGATGCGGATCTTTTCCTGGTGTATCCTGCGACCGCCAATACGATCTCCAAGATGGCCAACGGCATAGACGACACCCCTGTGACCACGATGGCGACCGTGGCCCTCGGCAGCGGGATCCCGGTGGCCGTGGCCCCCGCCATGCACGGGTACATGCTGGGCAATCCGGCCGTCGAGAAGAACCTCGGTGTACTTGCGTCATGGGGGGTCAACATCATCGGTCCCCATACCGACGAGAACAGGGCGCGCGTCGCCTCCGTCTCCGAGGTCGTGTCATGGGCCATAAAGCTGCTGTCCCATGACGACCTTAGGAAGAAGAGGATCCTCGTCATCGGAGGCAGGAGCGAGGAGCCTCTCGACTCCATGCGTCTGATAACCAACCGTTCCTCGGGCCTCATGGCGGTCACGCTGGCACAGCGTGCCTTCGAGCGCGGGGCGGACGTCGAGCTCTGGATGGGGGGCGGCAGCGTCGATGTCCCAGACTTCATACCCGTGAAGAGGTATGAGACGGTCGGCGACCTGATAGGGATGTTGGGGTCCATCGACCATGACCTCGTCATCGTCCCGGCGGCCCTGGCGGATTTCACTCCGGAGAAGAAGGTCGAGGGGAAGATCCCCAGCGGGGAGGGATTCACCATGAGTCTCAAACCCGTCCCCAAGGTGCTCCCGCTCATACGCGGGAAGTGCCAGAACGTCATCGGGTACAAGGCCGAATCCGGTCTGTCCCGTTCCGACCTCGTCAAAAAGGCCAGAGGCAGGCTGGAGGAGTACGACCTGATGGCCTGTGTCGCCAACGACGTCGATTCCGCCGGGAAGACGTCCGCCTCCATGATCCTCGTCACGAGGGACGAGGCCACCGACATCACGGGCAGCAAGGCGGCCATATCCGACATGATCCTCAACTTCGTGGCACAGAGACTCTGA
- the tmk gene encoding dTMP kinase, translated as MRGRFIVLEGVDGTGKTTLAKRLADLVGDAVVTSEPTSGRIGSALRSGELGDIPPAAEALLFAADRAIHTAEIEKVLESGRWVVCDRYMGSTVAYQSASMGEDADIEWLIGMQKNAVIEPDATFLLDMDPEESLRRVDSRGEDKSRFEKLDFLRDVREGYLRLAERFGYCVIDASKDRDAVFADVLEALREKGLYASE; from the coding sequence ATGAGAGGCAGGTTCATCGTTCTCGAGGGAGTGGACGGCACGGGCAAGACGACATTGGCCAAGAGGCTCGCCGATCTGGTCGGGGATGCCGTCGTCACTTCCGAGCCCACGTCCGGAAGGATAGGGTCGGCCCTGCGCTCCGGGGAGCTGGGGGACATACCTCCGGCGGCGGAGGCCCTGCTTTTCGCGGCCGACCGCGCCATACACACCGCGGAGATAGAGAAGGTCCTGGAATCGGGGAGGTGGGTGGTGTGCGACCGCTATATGGGGTCCACCGTCGCCTATCAGTCCGCCTCGATGGGAGAGGACGCCGACATAGAGTGGCTCATAGGCATGCAGAAGAACGCCGTCATCGAACCCGATGCGACGTTCCTTCTGGACATGGATCCCGAGGAGAGCCTCCGCAGGGTGGACTCCAGAGGGGAGGACAAGAGCAGGTTCGAGAAGCTGGATTTCCTGAGGGACGTCCGCGAAGGATATCTGCGCCTGGCAGAGAGGTTCGGTTACTGCGTCATAGACGCATCGAAGGACAGGGACGCCGTTTTCGCGGACGTCCTAGAGGCACTTAGGGAGAAGGGATTGTATGCATCCGAGTGA
- a CDS encoding type II toxin-antitoxin system RelE family toxin: MTFKVLLDEEAYKNLKKLDHSVNLYIRSWLRKNLEGCEDPRIHGKELKGQYAGIWRYRVGDYRVCAQIRESESVILVVAIRHRSKAYGK; the protein is encoded by the coding sequence ATGACATTCAAAGTGCTTCTGGACGAGGAAGCTTACAAGAATCTTAAAAAATTGGATCATTCGGTGAACCTCTACATCCGCAGTTGGCTAAGGAAGAATCTGGAAGGCTGTGAGGATCCGAGGATTCACGGGAAAGAGCTCAAAGGTCAGTATGCGGGTATATGGAGGTACCGCGTGGGGGATTACCGTGTGTGTGCACAGATCCGCGAAAGCGAATCCGTCATTCTGGTGGTTGCGATACGCCACCGCTCCAAGGCTTACGGCAAGTGA
- a CDS encoding DUF6088 family protein — protein MKSGAVAKYIDSIDDGTVFAICDIPNDSSSDSLKTQLSVACKRGRIVRIMRGIYYKPKYNKLLETMIPYNPDDVAYAIARNNGWHIIPGGNSCLNLTGLSTQVPSRFIYYSDGPYKTYNIGDTNIELRHRGSKDMPDSDGLAILIHALKTKGNGNLTQDDIRTLSEYVRSHGVAMDPAEYSRTAPWIKKELQRIADVQPL, from the coding sequence ATGAAATCAGGAGCGGTCGCAAAATACATAGATTCCATCGATGACGGGACCGTTTTTGCGATATGCGACATACCCAATGATTCCAGCTCCGATTCTCTGAAGACTCAACTATCTGTTGCATGTAAGAGGGGCCGCATCGTGCGCATCATGCGTGGGATATATTACAAACCCAAATACAACAAACTCTTAGAAACCATGATCCCCTACAATCCAGACGATGTTGCATATGCGATTGCCAGAAATAACGGCTGGCACATCATCCCCGGAGGGAATTCGTGTCTTAACCTGACAGGGCTTTCGACCCAAGTGCCTTCTCGTTTCATATACTATTCCGATGGGCCCTACAAGACATACAACATAGGGGACACCAACATCGAACTGAGACACAGGGGATCCAAAGACATGCCCGATTCGGACGGATTGGCGATACTTATTCACGCTTTGAAGACCAAAGGAAATGGAAACCTCACCCAAGATGACATCCGTACACTGTCTGAATATGTCCGTTCACACGGAGTTGCTATGGATCCCGCCGAATACAGCAGGACCGCGCCCTGGATAAAGAAAGAGCTTCAGAGGATTGCCGATGTACAGCCACTATGA